CTCAGCACCTACTCTCACACCTGGAAAGAAGTATGCTTTAGTAGTATTGTGTCACACTGACGTTACATCTTTTGGTTGTGTCGTTCAGCCCATTTGTCCATTtgtattgtgtgttgtgttttgctgATGTTACATGTTCTTAACTGTCCGCACCACCTTTGGATTCATCACATTGTgttcattgttgttgttgttgtttatattTTCTACCTGTTTTCTGTGCCTGTTTAGGTGTCGCACGTCTTTTCAGGGTATGGAAAGGGGGTGAGGTTTGTCCACTTCCTGCACAGACTGAAGAATAAATACATGGTGGAGTTCTTCCCTACCTTGGTCACAGGCAGCTCTGTCATCGTCAAGCCGACCTAATCCAGCAGAGACTGACTGTCTAATTAAAGTATACACTGTCAAGTTTGTACTGATTGTCAGCTATCATCAAGCCTACCTAATCCAGCAGAGACTGACTGTCTAATTAAAGTATACACTGTCAAGTTTGTACTGATTGTCAGCTATCATCAAGCTTACCTAATCCAGCAGAGACTGACTGTCTAATTAAAGTAGACACTGTCAAATTTGTACTGATTGTCAGCTATCATCAAGCCTACCTAATCCAGCAGAGACTGACTGTCTAATTAAAGTAGACACTGTCAAGTTTGTACTGATTATCAGCGAGGGTGGAAACATGTCTTTTTAATTTGCAATATCATTTCTTGTCATTTTACTACTGAATGAATGTTTGAAAATAAAGGACAAATGCTGCACATATGTTTTTATTCTGTAGACTTTATTGTTACCGGCAATGCCCAAAAGCAAAGTTGCCGAAGGTAGTCATATTTTATTACCACCAACAGAGGGGGTTAAAGCAGTCACATTAACTGATATCTTTGATTACTCTAATATAAATAGACTAGTATCATTCACTCAATAAACAGCATTTATTGCTTCTAGTTGACAAGGCTGGGAAGTTATACAATTGATATCACATGAAACACTCAGCACAAGTGATACATATATTGTTGTGTTCTTTTTATTTcatgtgcagtgtgtgtcaTGAATGAATGATTTCAGATAAGCCTGACAAAAATCCGTCATCTGCTCATGTAGCTAATTGGCTGTACCAATTTATTTTCTTACCTAGACATTCCATTGTAAATTGTCTAGCGTTCTCTGGTGAGTGCCCCCCGTTTACTTTGGACCAATGGTGATGTAGAATTTCGCAGTTGCGCAGTTCAGTGTGTGTACGATCACCCACATGGGATTCAGCATCTGTTCGGGAATATGAGTGAACGGGAACGTGCGTCTGTGGGTCCAGTTGTATGTTGAGAAGGGGACAGTTTTAGCGGGGACTTGCTCAAGAGTGTTTCTGAAATAATGTCAACTTCAGGACGAGTTGATCCATAGAAGTCAAGGTAAGACCAGATAGTTGGGAAGAAACACAGGTAGGCTACCTGCCAGCGGACAAGGAGCTTTAGAGGACCGTTATCTGTCTAattgcatatacacacacacacaatgtttggAGTTCGTCGGGAGTTCAAAAGTGTATACGTAACATTTAAGATAGTATACTTAATTTGAAAAGTAGCATACTTCTGTTTTGCGTCTCTAAGCAACTGTTGGGCATCCTTTAAACAACGCAAGAGGCTGACAGCTAGCCTACTGGATGAGTACTAATCACGCTGAACCTGTAGTTTATTCACTGCAGATGTTTCACTAGATTCACATAGATTTGCTTAAAAGTGTACCTCAGTTTTAAAGCCCTCTGTCCAAATATGAATGGCATTATCATAAGTTATTGGTTAATGGTTTTCATGTAACAGTGCGTTTAAACTTCTTCCAAATGTTATATTTTAATCAATGAATTTGATTAGTCAATCAAATTAACCAAATGCGTCTATTAATGTAtggttttaatttaatttaacttACAATGGTTTCTCTACATGTAATGCGTGTGATACTTAGCTCTAACAACATGGTCATGTTGTTTAGGCCACACGTTACAATaattttttatacatttttactCTGGTTCTAAGTGTCTTTTTAACTAATATAGTTAAAAAGCCTCTTAGCAGCGTGCAATTACGTTTGTGTGTTTAAGCCGGAGATATAAAAGGTAGGCCCTATCCTGTTTTGTGCAATATTTCTCTGGTCCTCTCTCTTGGAGGGTTCtttacacatacagtaagagTTCTGAGTTGACGGTTAAGCGGggaaatacaaaataatattctCGGGACCGAGCAACTGATTGTACAATGACCCAGCCTTCTCCTGTAGTTGCCTGGCCACCGACCTACCAGCCTGTCAGAGGTGTAGAGCTGTGAGAGATGAGGTGTTGACTGTACATTCATCCCCCTCAGAGCCGAAATGCATTGTGTTAGATTACACACGGGCTATTGCAGTTGTCTCTCTTGTGTCAGGCTTTAGTGCCACTGCCTAGAAGACTGGGTCAGACTAAAGAAAGTAAGAACTAAAGCTACCCATTTTCCAAAGTTTCTACCTTTTGTTGTATTTTCGATTCTTTCAATCTCAATCTAAAACAAACCGTCATGCGTCCCCGTGGATAACAAATCAATGAAATCCCGCGCCATTTAGCAGGCCTCATCCAATGAACACCGTCTCACTCTAAAGCCCTCTGCTCACGGTCGACGGTATCAAAGATGCGATGGGCTTCGCCAGCTAAACCTAAGTCATCTATTTACAAAAGCTTCCTGACACTCATCCGGAAATGTGACCCTCATATGTGTGTCAGCACAAGTAAACCAACGCTCCCTCGTTGTATGCATGCATTGACACGTGCCTGCCTGATTGACAAAGGAGCAGATGGAATGGATACAGTGCCATAGCTTAGGGTTTTTTTCTCACTGCCTACGCACAACCAGTAGGACTGCGTAGGCCATGGGACCCGACAGGCCGCTGCCACTGTCACTCAAGTTTACGTAAATGTTAATTCATCGTTGTAGTATACTCCCACCCGAAAGCTTATTTTTCCCATGCGAGAGGAAATCCGGTAACAATTGCTGCTACCAACAGTTGGTATTATCACCTGTAATTCGAATGAAAACCAGTGATATATAAATATTGTGATGTGTCTGTGGGAAAACCTATGGATTCCTGTGGCTTTGAACTTAAATGGTGGATGAACTTGAAATGATGCCTCAAGGCTTATTACAATGTGGACAAAGCAATGCTTCCTGTTAGCTAAGAGGAGTGCCAGAGTGATTGGGAGGACTCAGTGCAATGTGTTGCAGCACTCACAAGTGCACTAAAGGCCATTAGAACTTGGTGGTCTCACACAgcgttcatgtgtttgtgtgtgtgtgtgtgtgtgtgtgtgagagagagagagagagagagagagagagagagagagagagagagagagagagagagagagagagagagagagagagagagagagagagaaaaaaagagagagaaagcgagtgagcgagagagagagcgagagtgagagagagagagagagagagagagagagagagagagagagtaagctagagagagagagacagagagacagagagagagagagagagagagagagtgtaagtgCTAGAGAGAGGCTGTTTTGTTGTCATTGACACACTCCTGTATAGCATTGTCAATGTAGACCTACTGGCTGCCTCTGCGCTTTTTGTTGAACACTGTTGTTCTGACTGGGTCTAAAGAGTAGTCCTGAATTGAGAGTGGCTTGGAAAACAATAAAAGTCATGTACAGATCTGAGATGATACAACTAGACatttagaaatattttttttttttgaaatacatgggTACGTGTTTTATTTCCATGTGGTGCTAGTTTTACCCATATCAAAGCAATTTTTTTGTGTCTTGTGTGAGATTGTTGTCCTTGCAAACTCTTCAAATTCTCTACAAATTCTCTCCGTCACATCAAACCCCATTCACACTGTCTGCTGTATTATCTTTCGGGGGTCCCTTGATATCATGAAAACTAAAGTCCAGCTTTATGGTTCGGTACGTGGCTATTCTGCCCAGTCACTATTACCATTTCTGTGTAGTAATTGATCTAACCCTGcccgtttttgttgttttgttgctaCCTTTTTGTTTCAGTTGCAGTCCTGAATATTGCATAACTGGTGTCTCTCTCAGACTGTAGAACTGCACTGAAGTTGAGAATGCTGCTCCTTCTAGGATGACTGGAGCACCCGTGTCCGGGCCTGGGCCGGGTTCTCACAGGAAATACAAACCCCAGGAGCTGCTGTCTACTGGCTGTCAGTGgtttgtctctttctgtccaCCTCGCCTCTGCCCTCGTGGACACCGGTTAGCTATTAACCTCCGAAACATACGTGCAGAGTAGAAGTGTGCCACGGTTTCGACACGGAGAGAAGATGGCCAggaagagatagcgagagacgGGTCTGAGCGATGCTAAGGCAGTGCCAGGTTACATGGCTGAACTGGAGTGGTGTCACTCACTAAAGAGTTTTGTCAAGGTTTTtccaggggggggcggggggggggggcgctaaTTCAGTGATTTGCTCAGGGGCAGTAGCTCtttggagggtgagggagggctgGATGCTGAGTCTACAGAGGGGCTTTGTGTCACAGTCGCAAAGTGTGGTTacggtctgtctctctgtctgtctgtctgtctctgtctgtctgactatctgtctgtgtggtcCGAGGGGGGTTCATTTACACTCCTCTGGTTCCGGGACAGGTATACACAGCAGCGAGCCACAGTCCCCACTTTACTTATTAAAGGGTAGGATCTCTTTCCTTTCATTCGTTTAACTGCAAACAGGCAGACTGTCTAACTGCCATGATTTGTGTGTAACTCGAACTTCTGTCATTACGCGGTAACCACGCCGTCGTTTTTGTTTGGGAAGACGAGTCTCCATTTTGCAGTGCCTCCTCGTTTGTCTTGAGCTCAAGTACTTTGAGGTCATCGGGGAGGCGTGTGTTCCGTGAGACCTTGAAAAGATTCGGATCGGAACGTGCCAGAAATGGTGTTGTCTTTGAGCCGGATGTGAGCTGGTTCAGAGAGCACGGTGGATTTGTTTTAGCCCGACTGGTGCCGTCATTCTTTAGGAAAACTCAAATGAATGGGGTTTGCTGCCACCTGTGGCACCTGTTGTGTCAGGTTAGTGAGAGAGCCTGCAAAGAGATGACAGAGCTggtacatactgtacagtatgtggctCTTGTAGTTTATACATCCAattctatttgtatttttttggggggaaatatattttgtttttcagATAATCAGTTGAGACACCTGCtctacttttttgttgttgtattatttTCATTCATGTCTATAATGAATTATTTGCATCAACACAAACAGGTACTTAAGTGCCTTCAATCTTTAATAGTAacctatctctctttcactctcagtTTCTTTGTCTCACCGTCTTACTTTTTCGGTCACGTATACCTGCTGGTTCTCAGAATCGCCTCTCTTCCTTgccactctctctgttccttctcCCTGTTCTTTAACTATCTCTTTCTGTCACCTGAACCTGATGGCTCTTTCAAGAAGCATTCCTTATTCACCGACTCTTCCTTTCTGGGtctccctgtgtttctctctcacctgaACCCGCTGGTTCTCAGACGTAGCCCTCACCTACCTGGAATTCCTTTGCAGATGGCAGAGAAAGGCTATATATTAAACAGTGACAGGTGTTAACTCCCATTTTGCCCGTGCCCGCTATCGGTGTAAGTTAATCTCAGGCAATCTCTTATCGGTGGCGCTGACGGACGGGAACGGTGTCGTCGTGGGTAACAGGAGAGGAGCTGTCGCCCCGAACACACAGCTCAGTGTCATGCTGCGGGTAGTCGAAGTGTCCAGAGCACCGACACCTCCAGTGGCacagccagggggggggggggcggcgggggggaggggggcagccaCCCTCTCAGACCACCCCAGGGTCCTAGCTGTAGAAGTCGACCCAAACTAGGAGACTGAAACGAGCTAAAGCAGTAACATTTCAGTTGtgacatataaaaaaaaaagaataaaaacaCCAAGCTTCTTTTTAAGACATGCAAATATACAAAGCCAGTGATGCGGTGCAAGGACATTGTGCACGGAATATGACTGTTGTTCGTGGagcaaaatatgttttttcattttttttttaattaaaattaGATGTTCAGTTGCAACCCCTTCCAATGTAGGCCCCTTGCAGGAGGGAGCATCTGTCGAGCGGAGGGGTCGAGGGTTAGGATTAGGAGAAGTCATCTCGACATCAAAGGCTCCCCCCCTAAAAGGCCATGCGTGGCGCTAAGCTTCACCACAGTGTGGGAGGGATAAGCACTTTCTGCCACCCTGCCATAAACAGCACTCCATGGACCACCATCATCTGTGATTTCCAACCAGGATTTCCTAGTAGGTGGGCCCAGAGGTTAAAGTTATATTTAGAGGGAAGCATTAATAATGCAGCCTGACGTAGCAGCTTATTGATCAGCTAATGCAAATTTAGAGGCTTCTATCACTTACAGTTAGGCTGGAAAAGAATTTCCTCAATTTACAGCCACAAAGCAAACAAATGTGATCAAATGTGAGAGACTTGCCCGTTGAGTGACCGTTTACAATCACTGTGGGACATGTCGAGTGTCCCCTCGCCTTTGGGAGTTTAGTTTCTTCCAAGAAATTCAAACAAACATTCCCAGTTGGGAATTTATGTGCACGTTTACTCACGTTTACGCACAAGGACTCAGCGTCTCTGTTGGGCTCGGCCTCGCTCTGTTACCTGTGCGGCGTGGTCGAAGTGTGAGCAAGAGGTTGTTTTGTTGCTCCtgtgccccaccccccccacccccaccccccaacattGAAAGAGGGCCCCTCTGTCTGAGGCCGCAGTAACCATAGCAGACGTTGGAAAGTGAAATGCGATGCGGTGGCTCTTTGGGGCCACGTTTCTCAATCACAACCTCTTAATGAGCTGGCTGGAGCACCGGACAACATCAATGATGCAGCGGTCTGGTGTGTGTTACCGCCAGCAACACACCGACCAAAAAAAAGACGGTCTCATCTGTGCGGGGACCTGGAGGAATGCCAGGGATTATTCTTTCTTCCAATCATGCACacttagccacacacacacacactccagtagGATTTACTGGGGGTTGCATGGCGCATGACCGTTCACCCACGCGGCTTTTGACTACGCTTGGATTTACATTCGATGCGTATGACTTTCAAATGCGCTGACTTTTGCGCACTTCTGAGGCATGCGCGCTCACATGCCATGTACAGTAACGAGCCCCTTCACCTTAGCTGTCGCCGCCCACCGTGGGAGAATGTTGTGTTTTCGAAGATTGAAATAGTACTTCTACACATTCTCACGACAAAAGGACTGTTGCAATCTTTGAAATAACCCGAAGGAAATCTTATTTGTGCTTTTTTATTGGGCCCCAGGCATGGGCTTGGTCCCGTCATGACTAATTGAACAGTAATAAGACCTTAAGTTCTCAATGAATAAGATATGGTGCCACATACACCACCCCAGGGTTACCGGTGCAGGTTCGCTAGGGGGGGGTCATTGACACAGGTGACCCTATAGGTGGCCTTAtcttagaccccccccccccccgtctcctccccaACACAGGAAGTGTATGTATGGAGTCCACGGTTTGCAACCGAGGAGGTTTGCATCTTTTCTCGCGCAATCCTTTTTTTCCTCACGTTTTTTTACGCAGTTAGTGTCGtgtgctcactctctctctttcttcctcccccccgcccgccctccctccctctcccccctccacccttctgTCGCTCTGTCTGACTGGACTGTACTGTTCTAGTTCCACTTGTTGGGTATTTAGCTAGGATGCTGATGCAGTAACTGACTGATAATTGCGTCTAGACTGTTACACGATACAGGCAGGGAAAACATTGCGCTGGCACACCGACACTTTTTCATGTTTGTAACGAGAGCCGAATGGCGTAGTTCTTGTAAATTCCATCAGCAACTGACGTCTCCAACATGGCTACCAGGATGGCCTgctatatattttctttttgccTTCTTCTCACGGAGGGTCCCTTACATGATTCAAAAAGGCAGCAAACAAGGCTGAGTCATCTTCAATTCACTATCAGCTAGCTTAGGATGCAGCCTTGTGTAGCTCAGCCCAGCACAACGTGGGTGACCCTTTCCGGGCCACGTAGAAGATTCATAAGCGAAGGCGAATGAGATCTTGAATAGAGTAACAGCTGAATGAACGTTGATCGAAAAGAAACCCACTTCATAAATCATTGTACCTTCAGAGCAGGTAAAGGTTAGAAAACGGAAATATCCTCCAGTATCGATTCTattctaacacccccccccccccctctctctccttctgtgcctccctccccccccccctccctcaggatAGTCCTCACAGCTGTTTCAACGGGGACCCCAGACATGACTGTTCTCCGGCAGAGCGCGggacctctctccttctccccctctctcattttcCTCCTACTCCTTCTGCCCCACCCGTGCACGCCTTCTTCCCAACCTCAGGGGGTGCTACGGGCGTCACCCCCACCGGTTAACCAGACGGTCAACCAGACGGTGAACCAGACGGTGAACCAGACGGTGAACCAGACGGTCAACCAGACAGTTAACCAGACGACCCAGGCGGTCGGCAACTCCAGCTTGTCGGGCAAGCGGACTTGCACGGACAAGGTGGTGTGCCGGCCGGGCATCCTGCTGCCGGTGTGGAATCCTCCCGACCCCCCTCTGGGAGAGCAAGCCGGGAGGGCCGTGGTGTACTTTGCCTGCCTCATGTACATGTTCCTGGGGGTGTCCATCATCGCCGATCGCTTCATGGCCGCCATCGAGGTCATCACCTCTCAGGTAGGATCTcccgtttctctctccctctctcctctctgtcgccTCCCTCCAACGCGATTCCGCTCACCAGCATGGGGTGGGGGTTTCCCCCGTGTCGTTGTGGTTGTTAGGAGAAGGAGGTGACCATCACCAAACCGAACGGGGAGACGTCGGTGACCACGGTGAGGATCTGGAACGAGACCGTGTCCAACCTCACCCTCATGGCCCTGGGCTCCTCTGCACCCGAGATCTTGCTGTCCGTCATCGAGGTGATTGAATGAAGGGCGTgaatgtatgaatgaatgaaggcATTCCCTTTTTGGTCATCGTCGGTCGTCATGCGCGAGGGCAAAGTAAGGTGGCGACCCCTGACCTTTGTCCTCTGAATGCCAGGTGTGTGGGCACAACTTTGACGCCGGGGAGCTCGGTCCGGGCACCATCGTGGGCAGCGCCGCCTTCAACATGTTTGTGATCATCGGCATCTGCGTGTGGGTCATCCCCGACGGAGAGTCCCGGAAGATCAAGCACCTCCGCGTCTTCTTCATCACCGCCTTCTGGAGCATCTTCGCCTACATTTGGCTCTACCTCATCCTGGCCGTCATCTCCCCCGGAGTGGTAGAGGTGCGCGTGTTGGCGTGGCTGTTGGCGTGtctgttctgtgtgtctgttctgtgtgtctgttctgtgtgtctgtttgcgtgTCTGTTGGCGTGgttgttctgtgtgtctgttctgtgtgtctgtttgcgtgTCTGTTGGCGTGgctgttctgtgtgtctgttctgtgtgtctgtttgcgtgTCTGTtccgtgtgtctgtttgtgtgtctgttccgtgtgtctgtttgtgtgtctgttccatatgtctgtttgtgtatctgtTCCGTGTTTCTGTTTGCGTGTCTGTTCCGTGTGTCTATTTGCGCGTCTGTTCCGTGTGTCTGTTCCATGTGTCTATTTGTGTGTCTATCTCTGTGTCTACTTGTGTGTCTATTTGCGTCTGTTTGCGTGtctgttctgtgtgtctgtttgcgtgCGGAACAACACCGCGAGACGTTGTGGGTTCGATGTTGTTAATTTGTACGTTTACGTTGTGTTCATACCTCAGGTGTGGGAGGCTCTGATCACCCTCCTCTACTTCCCCGTGTGCGTCATCTTGGCGTGGATCGCCGACCGGCGACTACTCTTCTACAAGTACATGCACAAGCGTTACCGCGCCGACAAGAGACACGGCATCATCGTGGAGACGGAGGGCGACCTGGCTCCCAAGGGGCTGGACGTGATCATGGAGGGCAAGTTCTCCGACAGCGGCTCGAGTCCCGTCAACTCCTCGAGCGTGACGGTGTCCGTGCAGACGGGGAGGGAGCTGGAGCAGAACCGAGAAGAGGTAGGTGTGGAGATAAGGATGAGAGGGGTCAGATGCAAGGGGTCAaacggctgagcggttagggaatcgggccattaatcagaaggttgacggtttgattcccggccgtgccaaatgacgttgtgtccttgggcaaggcacttcgcccgacttgcctcggggagaatgcccctgtacttactctgagtcgctctggataagagcgtctgctaaatgactaaatgtatatgtaagAATGAGAGGGGAATCGCATGGGAATCATCTCCCATATCACATATTTTTTAGGAATGAGAAAACCTTTTCAAACCTGGAGAAAGTAGTTTTTTTCTCTTCCGTCACGCAGCCAGAGGCGAAAACTTAAAAAAGGGTCGACGCCGTTTCTTTAATGTCGCTGTTGTGGCTCGATGCTCCAGGTGGTGCGCCTGCTGAAGGACCTGAAGCAGAAGCATCCGGACAAAGACCTGGAGCAGCTGATCGAGATGGCCAACTACACGGCCCTGGTGCACCAGAGGAAGAGCCGAGCCTTCTACCGCATCCAGGCCACGCGCATGATGATCGGCGCCGGCAACGTCCTCAAGAAGCACGCCGCCCGCcgcgccgccgccgccgccgagGGGGGGCCCCAGGAGGTCGACGACCGGGCCACGTGTGCCCACGTGTCGTTTGAGCGTGCTCAGTACCAGTGCACGGAGAACTGCGTGACGCTGAGCTTGGGAGTGGTCTGCGAGGGGGGGACCGGGCAGAACACGTTCTGCGTGGATTACCGTACGGAGAACGGTTCCGCCAACGCCGGGGCCGACTTTGAGTTCAACGAGGGAACGCTGGTGTTCAAGCCCGGGGAGAGCCGCAAAGAAATCAAGGTTAGGAAAGggtggagacaggagaggaaggatATCGCTGGCATCTGTAGCTGGCAAAAGGATAGCCCTTTTAAGtccaaaaataaagaaataggtGTCTTTGATTTGGCGGGATGATTTCAGATTTAGATTCGGATTATATTTCATCATATTTGTAGGATCAAAGCTGGCAATTTAAGCAGGAAGTCaagttttttcttttgttcGGTCACATAAGTGTGGTGTGTCCTGCGATCCCTAGGTGGGCATTTTGGATGACGACGTCTTCGAAGAGGACGAGCACTTCTTTGTGCGTCTGCAGAACCTCCGGCTGGACGAGGGCGGCAGCGAGGTCGGGGTTGGAACGCCCCCGCGGGGCCGCTTGGTGGAGCCGCTGCTCGCCACGGTGACCATCCTGGACGACGACCACGCGGGCATCTTCACGTTCAGCCAGCGCGTTCTGCGCGTGAGCGAGAGCTCGGGCGTCGTCGTGGTGACGGTGGCGAGGAACTCTGGCTCGCGGGGCACCGTGGTGGTGCCGTACCACACCGAGGACGGCAGTGCCCGTGCCGCCGTTGACTACGAGGAGACCAAGGGAGAGCTGGAGTTCACCAACGAACAGACGAGGTGAGTTGAAACAGCCGAAGGGGAGAGTCTTCAGGGCTTTTTGGCAGCCAT
The genomic region above belongs to Hypomesus transpacificus isolate Combined female chromosome 20, fHypTra1, whole genome shotgun sequence and contains:
- the slc8a2a gene encoding sodium/calcium exchanger 2a isoform X3, translating into MYMFLGVSIIADRFMAAIEVITSQEKEVTITKPNGETSVTTVRIWNETVSNLTLMALGSSAPEILLSVIEVCGHNFDAGELGPGTIVGSAAFNMFVIIGICVWVIPDGESRKIKHLRVFFITAFWSIFAYIWLYLILAVISPGVVEVWEALITLLYFPVCVILAWIADRRLLFYKYMHKRYRADKRHGIIVETEGDLAPKGLDVIMEGKFSDSGSSPVNSSSVTVSVQTGRELEQNREEVVRLLKDLKQKHPDKDLEQLIEMANYTALVHQRKSRAFYRIQATRMMIGAGNVLKKHAARRAAAAAEGGPQEVDDRATCAHVSFERAQYQCTENCVTLSLGVVCEGGTGQNTFCVDYRTENGSANAGADFEFNEGTLVFKPGESRKEIKVGILDDDVFEEDEHFFVRLQNLRLDEGGSEVGVGTPPRGRLVEPLLATVTILDDDHAGIFTFSQRVLRVSESSGVVVVTVARNSGSRGTVVVPYHTEDGSARAAVDYEETKGELEFTNEQTSQTLQVRIVNVEEYEKQEHFFVVLEDPKWLKRGISGQCLSRKPSPEEEEARKISEMGKPILGEHSRLEVIIEESYEFKNTVDKLLRDTNLALVVGTHSWREQFIDAVTVSAGDGDEEGQEQRTPNCFDYFIHIVTVFWKILFACVPPTEYWNGWACFIVSISAIGLLTAVIGDLASHFGCTVGLRDTVTAVVFVALGTSIPDTFASKVAATQDQYADASVGNVTGSNAVNVFLGIGVAWSVAAIYWEVKGEVFRVDPGSLAFSVTLFTIFAFISMGVLMLRRRPSVGGELGGPRITKVLTTMFFFSLWFLYILFASLEAYCHVKGF
- the slc8a2a gene encoding sodium/calcium exchanger 2a isoform X2 codes for the protein MYMFLGVSIIADRFMAAIEVITSQEKEVTITKPNGETSVTTVRIWNETVSNLTLMALGSSAPEILLSVIEVCGHNFDAGELGPGTIVGSAAFNMFVIIGICVWVIPDGESRKIKHLRVFFITAFWSIFAYIWLYLILAVISPGVVEVWEALITLLYFPVCVILAWIADRRLLFYKYMHKRYRADKRHGIIVETEGDLAPKGLDVIMEGKFSDSGSSPVNSSSVTVSVQTGRELEQNREEVVRLLKDLKQKHPDKDLEQLIEMANYTALVHQRKSRAFYRIQATRMMIGAGNVLKKHAARRAAAAAEGGPQEVDDRATCAHVSFERAQYQCTENCVTLSLGVVCEGGTGQNTFCVDYRTENGSANAGADFEFNEGTLVFKPGESRKEIKVGILDDDVFEEDEHFFVRLQNLRLDEGGSEVGVGTPPRGRLVEPLLATVTILDDDHAGIFTFSQRVLRVSESSGVVVVTVARNSGSRGTVVVPYHTEDGSARAAVDYEETKGELEFTNEQTSQTLQVRIVNVEEYEKQEHFFVVLEDPKWLKRGISALLLNQGKPSPEEEEARKISEMGKPILGEHSRLEVIIEESYEFKNTVDKLLRDTNLALVVGTHSWREQFIDAVTVSAGDGDEEGQEQRTPNCFDYFIHIVTVFWKILFACVPPTEYWNGWACFIVSISAIGLLTAVIGDLASHFGCTVGLRDTVTAVVFVALGTSIPDTFASKVAATQDQYADASVGNVTGSNAVNVFLGIGVAWSVAAIYWEVKGEVFRVDPGSLAFSVTLFTIFAFISMGVLMLRRRPSVGGELGGPRITKVLTTMFFFSLWFLYILFASLEAYCHVKGF
- the slc8a2a gene encoding sodium/calcium exchanger 2a isoform X1, giving the protein MYMFLGVSIIADRFMAAIEVITSQEKEVTITKPNGETSVTTVRIWNETVSNLTLMALGSSAPEILLSVIEVCGHNFDAGELGPGTIVGSAAFNMFVIIGICVWVIPDGESRKIKHLRVFFITAFWSIFAYIWLYLILAVISPGVVEVWEALITLLYFPVCVILAWIADRRLLFYKYMHKRYRADKRHGIIVETEGDLAPKGLDVIMEGKFSDSGSSPVNSSSVTVSVQTGRELEQNREEVVRLLKDLKQKHPDKDLEQLIEMANYTALVHQRKSRAFYRIQATRMMIGAGNVLKKHAARRAAAAAEGGPQEVDDRATCAHVSFERAQYQCTENCVTLSLGVVCEGGTGQNTFCVDYRTENGSANAGADFEFNEGTLVFKPGESRKEIKVGILDDDVFEEDEHFFVRLQNLRLDEGGSEVGVGTPPRGRLVEPLLATVTILDDDHAGIFTFSQRVLRVSESSGVVVVTVARNSGSRGTVVVPYHTEDGSARAAVDYEETKGELEFTNEQTSQTLQVRIVNVEEYEKQEHFFVVLEDPKWLKRGISGQCKPSPEEEEARKISEMGKPILGEHSRLEVIIEESYEFKNTVDKLLRDTNLALVVGTHSWREQFIDAVTVSAGDGDEEGQEQRTPNCFDYFIHIVTVFWKILFACVPPTEYWNGWACFIVSISAIGLLTAVIGDLASHFGCTVGLRDTVTAVVFVALGTSIPDTFASKVAATQDQYADASVGNVTGSNAVNVFLGIGVAWSVAAIYWEVKGEVFRVDPGSLAFSVTLFTIFAFISMGVLMLRRRPSVGGELGGPRITKVLTTMFFFSLWFLYILFASLEAYCHVKGF